The following proteins are encoded in a genomic region of Arachis stenosperma cultivar V10309 chromosome 4, arast.V10309.gnm1.PFL2, whole genome shotgun sequence:
- the LOC130977084 gene encoding myb family transcription factor PHL7-like isoform X1, translated as MYHQKSVPSSSLIGSNSLVHGSSTMDPGNGDNLSNNPNLASKQRLRWTHELHERFVDAVAQLGGPDRATPKGVLRVMGVQGLTIYHVKSHLQKYRLAKYLPDSSSDEGKKTDKKEAGDMLSNLDGSPGMQITEALKLQMEVQKRLHEQLEVQRQLQLRIEAQGKYLKKIIEEQQRLSGVLSDVPGSGIAGQVPEDTCPDPDNKTDPATPDPEKAAKERAPAKSLSNESFSSHHEPLTPDSGSPADSPKGERSTKRQKVSVEATFSKPDMVLPHQILESSMSSYQQSSTVFLTQDQFDPSLGMSARNSEELEKVGSGSNI; from the exons ATGTATCATCAAAAGAGTGTCCCTAGTTCAAGTTTAATCGGAAGCAATTCATTGGTTCATGGTAGTAGCACAATGGATCCTGGCAATGGAGACAATCTTTCCAACAACCCTAATCTCGCCTCAAAGCAACGTTTACGGTGGACACATGAGCTACATGAGCGCTTTGTTGATGCTGTGGCACAACTTGGTGGACCAGATC GCGCTACACCGAAAGGTGTCCTTAGAGTTATGGGTGTGCAAGGCTTAACAATCTACCATGTGAAAAGTCATTTACAG AAATATCGTCTAGCAAAGTACCTACCTGATTCCTCGTCTGATG AAGGAAAGAAAACTGACAAGAAAGAAGCAGGGGATATGCTTTCCAATCTAGATGGTTCACC TGGGATGCAAATTACTGAAGCATTAAAGCTTCAAATGGAGGTGCAGAAACGCCTACATGAACAATTGGAG GTTCAGAGGCAGCTACAATTGAGGATAGAAGCCCAGGGTAAATActtaaaaaagataattgaagAGCAACAACGGCTCAGTGGGGTTCTTTCAGATGTACCCGGCTCTGGGATTGCTGGGCAAGTTCCAGAAGATACCTGCCCAGATCCTGATAACAAGACTGATCCGGCAACTCCTGATCCGGAGAAAGCAGCCAAAGAACGTGCCCCAGCAAAGAGTCTTTCAAATGAATCTTTTTCGTCTCACCACGAACCATTGACGCCAGATTCTGGTTCCCCTGCTGACAGCCCCAAAGGGGAGAGATCAACCAAGAGGCAAAAAGTAAGTGTGGAGGCAACATTTTCCAAACCGGATATGGTGCTCCCGCATCAGATACTGGAGTCGAGCATGTCGTCGTACCAGCAATCAAGCACCGTTTTCCTTACACAAGATCAATTTGATCCATCATTGGGTATGTCTGCTAGAAATAGTGAGGAATTGGAGAAGGTTGGTAGTGGCAGTAACATTTGA
- the LOC130977084 gene encoding myb family transcription factor PHL7-like isoform X2, with protein sequence MYHQKSVPSSSLIGSNSLVHGSSTMDPGNGDNLSNNPNLASKQRLRWTHELHERFVDAVAQLGGPDRATPKGVLRVMGVQGLTIYHVKSHLQKYRLAKYLPDSSSDGKKTDKKEAGDMLSNLDGSPGMQITEALKLQMEVQKRLHEQLEVQRQLQLRIEAQGKYLKKIIEEQQRLSGVLSDVPGSGIAGQVPEDTCPDPDNKTDPATPDPEKAAKERAPAKSLSNESFSSHHEPLTPDSGSPADSPKGERSTKRQKVSVEATFSKPDMVLPHQILESSMSSYQQSSTVFLTQDQFDPSLGMSARNSEELEKVGSGSNI encoded by the exons ATGTATCATCAAAAGAGTGTCCCTAGTTCAAGTTTAATCGGAAGCAATTCATTGGTTCATGGTAGTAGCACAATGGATCCTGGCAATGGAGACAATCTTTCCAACAACCCTAATCTCGCCTCAAAGCAACGTTTACGGTGGACACATGAGCTACATGAGCGCTTTGTTGATGCTGTGGCACAACTTGGTGGACCAGATC GCGCTACACCGAAAGGTGTCCTTAGAGTTATGGGTGTGCAAGGCTTAACAATCTACCATGTGAAAAGTCATTTACAG AAATATCGTCTAGCAAAGTACCTACCTGATTCCTCGTCTGATG GAAAGAAAACTGACAAGAAAGAAGCAGGGGATATGCTTTCCAATCTAGATGGTTCACC TGGGATGCAAATTACTGAAGCATTAAAGCTTCAAATGGAGGTGCAGAAACGCCTACATGAACAATTGGAG GTTCAGAGGCAGCTACAATTGAGGATAGAAGCCCAGGGTAAATActtaaaaaagataattgaagAGCAACAACGGCTCAGTGGGGTTCTTTCAGATGTACCCGGCTCTGGGATTGCTGGGCAAGTTCCAGAAGATACCTGCCCAGATCCTGATAACAAGACTGATCCGGCAACTCCTGATCCGGAGAAAGCAGCCAAAGAACGTGCCCCAGCAAAGAGTCTTTCAAATGAATCTTTTTCGTCTCACCACGAACCATTGACGCCAGATTCTGGTTCCCCTGCTGACAGCCCCAAAGGGGAGAGATCAACCAAGAGGCAAAAAGTAAGTGTGGAGGCAACATTTTCCAAACCGGATATGGTGCTCCCGCATCAGATACTGGAGTCGAGCATGTCGTCGTACCAGCAATCAAGCACCGTTTTCCTTACACAAGATCAATTTGATCCATCATTGGGTATGTCTGCTAGAAATAGTGAGGAATTGGAGAAGGTTGGTAGTGGCAGTAACATTTGA